In the Deinococcus ficus genome, one interval contains:
- a CDS encoding response regulator transcription factor — MDQRILLIEDNPDITRVVQYELEQAGYRVLTAADGITGLTAAREHSPDLVVLDLGLPDFDGAEVARRLRKTSSVPIIILTAMDAVDRKVNLLEAGADDYMTKPFHPEELIARVKVQLRHQQHGEVISIGALEIHPQKRLCHYNGHEVRLSPKEFDLLTFLARQPGRVYSRQEIEREVWNGELPSNSNVVDVHMANMRAKLRDLDGYGIIRTVRGIGYALKTP; from the coding sequence ATGGACCAACGCATTCTCCTCATCGAGGACAACCCGGACATCACCCGCGTCGTGCAGTACGAGCTGGAACAGGCCGGGTACCGCGTCCTGACCGCCGCCGACGGCATCACCGGCCTGACCGCCGCCCGCGAACACAGCCCCGACCTGGTCGTGCTGGACCTGGGCCTCCCCGACTTCGATGGGGCCGAGGTCGCCCGCCGCCTGCGCAAGACCAGCAGCGTGCCCATCATCATCCTGACCGCCATGGACGCCGTGGACCGCAAGGTGAACCTGCTGGAAGCCGGCGCCGACGACTACATGACCAAACCCTTCCACCCGGAGGAACTGATCGCCCGCGTGAAGGTGCAGCTGCGCCACCAGCAGCACGGCGAGGTCATCAGCATCGGCGCGCTGGAAATCCACCCGCAGAAACGCCTGTGCCACTACAACGGCCACGAGGTCCGGCTCTCCCCGAAGGAATTCGATCTCCTGACCTTCCTGGCCCGCCAGCCGGGCCGGGTGTACTCCCGCCAGGAGATCGAACGCGAGGTCTGGAACGGCGAACTGCCCAGCAACAGCAACGTCGTGGACGTGCACATGGCGAACATGCGCGCCAAACTCCGTGACCTGGACGGCTACGGCATCATCCGCACCGTGCGCGGCATCGGGTACGCCCTCAAAACCCCCTGA
- a CDS encoding alpha/beta fold hydrolase — MPLTAHPYVISLPQGSVEVREVGQGRPLLFLHGAFSDSSIWDPVVQRLAPLGYRCLLPTLPLGAHRQPLPPGADLSPPGVARLIADLIGALNLGPATVISNDTGTAFMQLVLTDHPHTVAAAVLTSGDAYDHFLPPVFASLKALPYVPGGLRLLARTMRQPALARQSWAFGRLSRRGMTPEQARQWSAGLLGDRGVRRDTRALIRGFHRRHTLNAAARFPAVSHPVQVIWGREDRVFALHLGERLARELPGTELQVIDDSGTYLPLDVPDELTRHLHAFLQGRGAPPAPHAALA; from the coding sequence ATGCCGCTGACCGCACACCCATACGTCATCTCTTTACCGCAGGGCTCTGTGGAGGTCCGCGAGGTGGGCCAGGGCCGCCCCCTGCTGTTCCTGCACGGCGCCTTCAGCGACAGCAGCATCTGGGACCCCGTCGTGCAGCGCCTCGCCCCGTTGGGCTACCGCTGCCTGCTCCCTACGCTGCCGCTCGGCGCGCACCGCCAGCCCCTTCCGCCAGGCGCCGACCTCAGCCCCCCCGGAGTCGCCCGGCTGATCGCCGACCTGATCGGCGCCCTGAACCTCGGGCCGGCCACCGTGATCAGCAACGACACCGGCACCGCCTTCATGCAGCTCGTGCTGACCGACCACCCGCACACCGTCGCGGCCGCCGTCCTCACCAGCGGCGACGCATACGACCACTTCCTGCCGCCCGTCTTCGCGTCCCTCAAGGCCCTGCCGTACGTGCCCGGCGGGCTGCGCCTGCTGGCCCGGACCATGCGCCAGCCGGCCCTGGCCCGCCAGTCCTGGGCATTCGGCCGCCTGAGCCGCCGCGGCATGACCCCGGAACAGGCCCGGCAGTGGAGCGCGGGACTGCTGGGCGACCGGGGTGTGCGCCGCGACACCCGCGCCCTGATCCGCGGCTTCCATCGCCGCCACACCCTGAATGCGGCGGCCCGCTTTCCGGCCGTGTCCCACCCGGTGCAGGTCATCTGGGGCCGTGAGGACCGCGTCTTTGCCCTGCACCTCGGTGAGCGGCTGGCGCGGGAACTGCCCGGCACCGAGCTTCAGGTGATTGATGACAGCGGCACGTACCTGCCCCTGGACGTCCCGGACGAGCTGACCCGGCACCTGCACGCGTTCCTCCAGGGCCGGGGCGCGCCTCCTGCACCCCACGCCGCCCTCGCCTGA
- a CDS encoding ABC transporter ATP-binding protein, producing MTTSASVPEPAHAPRRSMLAVLGQYLGPLKWFVALLAALLLSATGLSLFLPQLMRRFVDNAKLLDGADPGLLTRLALTYIACAVAVQLLNAGATYVGARVGWTATNRLRADLMAHLLGLDMREHKERTPGEMIERIDGDVTALSNFFSQFAVRVFGATLLLLGSLVMFFREDARVGGAVLVFTLVTLYAMNRVRQLGVEPTRQEREASAKLFGFVEERLTGLEDIRALGAGGHHLNAFLRTQREFFHRSTRSWMRRSIVWQLSMLLFAVGYTGLLAAAIGLYAAGAITLGTAFLLYQYMSMIEEPIDQLTQQLQDLQKAGASLGRVAELLALRSDIHGGTTPLPGGRLALEFRDVTFDYEPDPERPDARPVLGGVTFHLPAGQTVGLLGRTGSGKTTLTRLISRLYDPTSGSVRLGGVDVRDVPLSELRTRVAVVTQDVQLFQASVRDNLSFFDPSVTDEQVEAALLEVGLGRWLDRLPDGVRTPLPAGSLSAGEAQLLAFARVMLRDPDVIILDEPSSRLDPATEALLTSAMTRLLSGRTAIIIAHRLDTVARADRILVLGAGEVLEDGARDDLARDPRSEYAALLRAGANVEDGVLA from the coding sequence ATGACGACGTCCGCCTCTGTGCCTGAGCCCGCTCACGCGCCGCGAAGATCCATGCTGGCGGTCCTGGGCCAGTACCTGGGGCCCCTGAAGTGGTTCGTGGCGCTGCTGGCGGCGCTGCTGCTGTCCGCCACCGGCCTGAGTCTCTTCCTGCCGCAGCTGATGCGGCGCTTCGTGGACAACGCCAAGCTGCTGGACGGCGCCGACCCGGGCCTGCTGACCCGGCTGGCCCTGACGTACATCGCGTGCGCGGTGGCGGTGCAGCTCCTGAACGCCGGGGCGACGTACGTGGGCGCCCGGGTCGGGTGGACGGCCACCAATCGCCTGCGCGCGGACCTGATGGCGCACCTGCTGGGCCTGGACATGCGCGAGCACAAGGAGCGCACGCCCGGCGAGATGATCGAACGCATCGACGGGGACGTCACGGCGCTGAGCAACTTCTTCTCGCAGTTCGCGGTGCGGGTGTTCGGCGCCACGCTGCTGCTGCTGGGCTCGCTGGTGATGTTCTTCCGCGAGGACGCCCGGGTGGGCGGGGCGGTCCTGGTGTTCACGCTGGTGACGCTGTACGCCATGAACCGCGTGCGGCAGCTGGGCGTGGAACCCACCCGCCAGGAGCGGGAGGCCAGCGCGAAACTGTTCGGCTTCGTGGAAGAGCGCCTGACCGGCCTGGAGGACATCCGCGCGCTGGGCGCCGGCGGGCACCACCTGAACGCGTTCCTGCGCACGCAGCGTGAATTCTTCCATCGCAGCACCCGCTCGTGGATGCGGCGCAGCATCGTGTGGCAGCTGAGCATGCTGCTGTTCGCGGTGGGCTACACCGGCCTGCTGGCGGCCGCCATCGGGCTGTACGCGGCGGGCGCGATCACGCTGGGCACCGCGTTCCTGCTGTACCAGTACATGAGCATGATCGAGGAACCCATCGATCAGCTCACGCAGCAGCTGCAGGACCTGCAGAAGGCCGGCGCGAGCCTGGGCCGCGTGGCGGAGCTGCTGGCGCTGCGCAGCGACATTCACGGCGGCACCACCCCGCTGCCCGGGGGCCGGCTGGCGCTGGAGTTCCGGGACGTCACCTTCGATTACGAACCCGACCCGGAGCGGCCGGACGCGCGCCCGGTGCTGGGCGGCGTGACCTTCCACCTGCCGGCCGGGCAGACGGTGGGCCTGCTGGGCCGCACCGGCAGCGGCAAGACCACCCTCACGCGCCTGATCTCGCGCCTGTACGACCCGACGAGCGGGTCCGTGCGGCTGGGCGGCGTGGACGTCCGGGACGTGCCGCTCAGCGAACTGCGCACGCGCGTGGCCGTGGTCACGCAGGACGTGCAGCTGTTCCAGGCGAGCGTGCGCGACAACCTGAGTTTCTTCGACCCCTCGGTGACCGACGAGCAGGTGGAGGCGGCGCTGCTGGAAGTCGGCCTGGGCCGCTGGCTGGACCGCCTGCCGGACGGGGTGCGCACGCCGCTGCCGGCCGGGAGCCTGTCGGCCGGGGAGGCGCAGCTGCTGGCCTTCGCGCGGGTGATGCTGCGCGACCCGGACGTGATCATCCTGGACGAACCGAGCAGCCGACTGGACCCCGCCACCGAGGCCCTGCTGACCAGCGCCATGACGCGCCTGCTGTCGGGCCGCACGGCGATCATCATCGCGCACCGCCTGGACACCGTCGCCCGCGCCGACCGGATCCTGGTGCTGGGGGCCGGCGAGGTGCTGGAAGACGGCGCGCGCGACGACCTGGCCCGCGATCCGCGCAGCGAGTACGCGGCCCTGCTGCGCGCCGGCGCGAACGTCGAGGACGGGGTGCTGGCATGA
- a CDS encoding P1 family peptidase: MTPENTTLTAVPGFQVGHWTDPVGQTGCTVILCPPEGAVASASFLGPSPGTREGVLLAPEKKVERIHALLLTGGSAFGLAAATGVMRVLEERGIGHPTPFARVPLVPAAVIYDLGSGDPQARPGDAQGEVAARAASPASVPRGRVGAGTGATAGKYLGGTGAVPSGLGSVSVTRQGVQVGALAVVNPIGDVLDEQGGVLAGPGVGPGAVAFTPGDVENTTLIAVVTEHTLTKAACRRLADAAQAALGGVIRPSHTDWDGDAAFVLSAATRPPADPLLLVTLVQEAVQGAVRDAVRQANPGLDRPGALSGA; this comes from the coding sequence ATGACCCCCGAGAACACCACCCTGACCGCCGTGCCCGGCTTCCAGGTGGGGCACTGGACGGACCCCGTGGGCCAGACCGGCTGCACCGTGATCCTCTGCCCGCCGGAGGGCGCGGTCGCCTCGGCCAGTTTCCTGGGCCCCAGCCCCGGCACGAGGGAAGGCGTGCTGCTGGCCCCGGAGAAAAAGGTGGAGCGGATTCACGCCCTGCTGCTCACCGGCGGCAGTGCCTTCGGGCTCGCGGCGGCGACCGGCGTGATGCGCGTCCTGGAGGAACGCGGAATAGGGCACCCCACGCCGTTCGCGCGGGTGCCCCTCGTCCCGGCCGCCGTGATCTACGACCTGGGCAGCGGCGACCCTCAGGCCCGGCCCGGCGACGCCCAGGGCGAGGTTGCCGCCCGCGCCGCCAGCCCAGCCTCGGTGCCCCGCGGCCGGGTGGGCGCCGGAACGGGTGCCACGGCCGGGAAGTACCTGGGGGGAACGGGCGCCGTGCCGAGCGGGCTGGGCAGCGTGAGCGTGACCCGTCAGGGCGTGCAGGTGGGGGCGCTGGCGGTCGTGAACCCCATCGGGGACGTGCTGGACGAGCAGGGGGGCGTGCTGGCCGGGCCGGGCGTGGGGCCCGGGGCGGTGGCGTTCACGCCCGGCGACGTGGAGAACACCACCTTGATCGCCGTGGTCACCGAGCACACCCTGACGAAGGCCGCCTGCCGGCGCCTCGCGGACGCCGCGCAGGCCGCGCTGGGCGGCGTGATCCGCCCCAGCCACACCGACTGGGACGGCGACGCCGCCTTCGTACTGAGCGCCGCGACCCGGCCGCCCGCCGATCCGCTGCTGCTGGTGACGCTGGTGCAGGAGGCCGTACAGGGCGCGGTGCGGGACGCCGTGCGGCAGGCGAACCCCGGGCTGGACCGCCCCGGGGCGCTCAGCGGGGCGTGA
- a CDS encoding ABC transporter ATP-binding protein, translating into MTTATPNPDHARADRTLKLSRRLFVYRPVLFVANLFAWGMVHASPALLVWAVSRLFGHLEGAEKLRVAGQTVTPELMAAWAALAWFAAVRFGRFGLFFGAFRLWIELWYTLDALVRRNLLGYLLTAPRARRLPDTPAEAVSRFRDDVDDVAGYTEVWVDGAGFLAYVTVAVVLMARVDPLITLLVTAPLLLMVFFVQRLSPVIRTYRRRMREATARVTDFVGETFNAVSAVKLAAREDSMVRHLTSLGDTRKKAALNDVLLTELIRGVNTNMVNFAVGLVLLLGATRVRGGTMSIEEFVLFIGLLPRLTGSMGFFGDAIARHRRTGVSYDRMTRLLQDAPDTRIVEHHDVFLRAEPPAPAAAPAPLPLRELRVEGLTATHDDAGELGVRDASFTVRRGEFVVVTGRIGSGKSTLIRALLGLIPVQGGLVRWNGEPVTDPATFLVPPRAAYTAQLPNLFSDTLQENITSGEDAAYLTRATRLAVMTPDLAQLPQGLNTQVGARGVKLSGGQVQRAAVARMLARQADLLVFDDVSSALDARTEAQLWDGLFHELDATCLVISHRRAALTRADRIILMQHGRVADEGTLSELLDRNEEMRALWAEEPGE; encoded by the coding sequence ATGACCACCGCCACCCCCAATCCAGACCACGCGCGCGCCGACCGCACGCTGAAGCTCTCCCGGCGCCTGTTCGTGTACCGGCCCGTGCTGTTCGTCGCCAACCTGTTCGCGTGGGGCATGGTGCACGCCTCGCCCGCGCTGCTCGTCTGGGCGGTCAGCCGCCTGTTCGGGCACCTGGAAGGCGCCGAGAAGCTGCGCGTGGCCGGGCAGACCGTCACGCCGGAACTGATGGCCGCCTGGGCGGCGCTCGCATGGTTCGCCGCCGTGCGGTTCGGGCGGTTCGGGCTGTTCTTCGGGGCGTTCCGGCTGTGGATCGAGCTGTGGTACACGCTGGACGCCCTGGTGCGCCGCAACCTGCTGGGCTACCTGCTCACCGCGCCCCGCGCCCGCCGGCTGCCGGACACCCCGGCCGAGGCGGTCAGCCGCTTCCGGGACGACGTGGATGACGTCGCCGGGTACACCGAGGTGTGGGTGGACGGCGCGGGTTTCCTGGCGTACGTGACGGTCGCGGTCGTGCTGATGGCGCGGGTGGACCCGCTGATCACGCTGCTGGTCACCGCGCCGCTGCTGCTGATGGTGTTCTTCGTGCAGCGCCTCTCCCCGGTGATCCGCACGTACCGCCGCCGGATGCGCGAGGCGACCGCCCGCGTCACCGATTTCGTCGGGGAGACCTTCAACGCCGTGAGCGCCGTGAAACTCGCCGCGCGTGAGGACAGCATGGTCCGGCACCTGACCAGCCTGGGCGACACGCGCAAGAAGGCGGCCCTGAACGACGTGCTGCTCACGGAACTGATCCGCGGCGTGAACACCAACATGGTGAACTTCGCCGTGGGGCTGGTGCTGCTGCTGGGCGCCACCCGCGTGCGCGGCGGCACCATGAGCATCGAGGAATTCGTGCTGTTCATCGGGCTGCTGCCCCGCCTGACCGGCAGCATGGGCTTTTTCGGGGACGCCATCGCCCGCCACCGCCGCACCGGCGTGAGTTACGACCGCATGACCCGCCTGCTGCAGGACGCCCCGGACACCCGCATCGTGGAACACCACGACGTGTTCCTGCGCGCCGAACCGCCCGCCCCGGCCGCCGCGCCCGCCCCACTGCCCCTGCGTGAGCTGCGGGTGGAGGGCCTGACCGCCACGCACGACGACGCCGGTGAACTGGGCGTGCGGGACGCGAGCTTCACGGTCCGCCGCGGTGAGTTCGTGGTCGTGACGGGCCGGATCGGCAGCGGCAAGAGCACCCTGATCCGCGCGCTGCTGGGCCTGATTCCCGTGCAGGGCGGCCTGGTCCGCTGGAACGGCGAGCCCGTGACCGACCCGGCCACCTTCCTGGTGCCGCCCCGCGCGGCGTACACGGCGCAGCTGCCCAACCTGTTCAGCGACACGCTGCAGGAGAACATCACGTCCGGCGAGGACGCCGCCTACCTGACCCGCGCGACCCGGCTGGCCGTGATGACGCCCGACCTCGCGCAGCTTCCGCAGGGCCTGAACACGCAGGTGGGCGCGCGCGGCGTGAAGCTCAGCGGCGGGCAGGTGCAGCGCGCCGCCGTGGCCCGCATGCTGGCCCGGCAGGCCGACCTGCTGGTGTTCGATGACGTGTCCAGCGCCCTGGACGCCCGCACCGAGGCGCAGCTCTGGGACGGGCTGTTCCACGAACTGGACGCCACCTGCCTGGTGATCAGCCACCGCCGGGCGGCGCTGACCCGCGCGGACCGGATCATCCTGATGCAGCACGGCCGCGTGGCCGACGAGGGCACCCTGAGCGAGCTGCTGGACCGCAACGAGGAGATGCGGGCCCTGTGGGCCGAGGAGCCGGGCGAGTGA
- the phoU gene encoding phosphate signaling complex protein PhoU: MREALEHDLRAVLNGALNMLGTVESMFPIAADVLLHEKTERLADVRALDLQVDAQEAQIEAECLRIIALHQPVARDLRLVALILKSLSDIERMGDYVVHVAEDGEELAQAPALKRYVNLARMMERLNEMSQNLRTAIADRDVTRAESTVQMDDEVDDLYDQIQRELVTYMLEDPRNISKALMLMRVGRSLERIGDHMENIAERVRYWVTGERGELVH, translated from the coding sequence ATGCGTGAAGCCCTGGAACACGATCTCAGAGCCGTCCTGAACGGCGCCCTGAACATGCTCGGCACGGTCGAGAGCATGTTCCCCATCGCGGCGGACGTGCTGCTGCACGAGAAGACCGAACGCCTCGCGGACGTCCGAGCGCTGGACCTGCAGGTGGACGCGCAGGAAGCGCAGATCGAGGCCGAGTGCCTGCGGATCATCGCGCTGCACCAGCCGGTCGCGCGGGACCTGAGGCTGGTGGCCCTGATCCTCAAGAGCCTGTCGGACATCGAGCGGATGGGCGATTACGTGGTGCACGTCGCCGAGGACGGCGAGGAGCTCGCGCAGGCCCCGGCGCTGAAGCGGTACGTGAACCTCGCGCGCATGATGGAACGCCTCAACGAGATGAGCCAGAACCTGCGCACCGCGATTGCCGACCGGGACGTCACGCGCGCCGAGAGCACCGTGCAGATGGACGACGAGGTGGACGACCTGTACGACCAGATCCAGCGGGAACTGGTGACGTACATGCTCGAGGACCCCCGCAACATCAGCAAGGCCCTGATGCTGATGCGGGTGGGCCGCAGCCTGGAGCGCATCGGGGACCACATGGAGAACATTGCCGAGCGGGTGCGGTACTGGGTGACGGGGGAACGGGGCGAGCTCGTCCACTGA
- a CDS encoding sensor histidine kinase — protein sequence MDTLPQAVLLTEGGLVTRVNAAATRLWGVTQERAAGRPVLEVVRRHTLETLMERGGELELEVGGRTLRCTATHHGVNASLIVEDVTEHRRREAELREATAVLSHEFRTPVAALRGVLEALEYDMPADLAQNFVRQGLQETERLARLVEDLAVGFRPTRARTLPISETFARAERLLTPELTARGSTLRFGQDHLVRADPDKLLQVLLNLIENALKYGPAGQPVEVRTTERGTWVEVAVLDHGAPLHDTESLFRAHTRGQAATGQGSGMGLYIVRSIVHGWGGQAWAERQGDVNAFCFTLPGVSGLG from the coding sequence ATGGACACGCTGCCGCAGGCGGTCCTGCTGACCGAGGGCGGACTGGTGACGCGCGTGAACGCCGCGGCCACGCGGTTGTGGGGCGTCACGCAGGAGCGCGCGGCGGGCCGGCCGGTGCTGGAGGTCGTGCGGCGCCACACCCTGGAAACCCTGATGGAGCGCGGCGGGGAACTGGAGCTGGAGGTCGGGGGGCGCACGCTGCGCTGCACGGCCACGCACCACGGCGTGAACGCCTCGCTGATCGTGGAGGACGTGACCGAGCACCGCCGCCGGGAGGCGGAGCTGCGCGAGGCGACGGCGGTGCTCAGCCACGAGTTCCGCACGCCGGTGGCGGCGCTGCGCGGTGTGCTGGAGGCCCTGGAGTACGACATGCCGGCCGACCTGGCGCAGAATTTCGTGCGGCAGGGCCTGCAGGAGACCGAGCGGCTGGCGCGGCTGGTGGAGGACCTCGCGGTGGGGTTCCGGCCCACCCGCGCCCGGACGCTGCCGATCTCGGAGACGTTCGCGCGGGCGGAGCGGCTGCTCACTCCGGAACTCACGGCGCGGGGGTCCACGCTGCGCTTCGGGCAGGATCACCTCGTCCGGGCCGACCCGGACAAGCTGCTGCAGGTGCTGCTGAACCTGATCGAGAACGCCCTGAAGTACGGTCCGGCCGGGCAGCCGGTCGAGGTGCGCACCACCGAGCGCGGCACCTGGGTGGAGGTGGCGGTGCTGGACCACGGCGCGCCCCTGCACGACACCGAGAGCCTGTTCCGGGCGCACACGCGCGGGCAGGCGGCCACCGGGCAGGGCAGCGGCATGGGCCTGTACATCGTGCGCAGCATCGTGCACGGCTGGGGTGGGCAGGCCTGGGCGGAGCGCCAGGGGGACGTGAACGCCTTCTGCTTCACGCTGCCGGGGGTGTCCGGGCTCGGCTGA
- the pyrE gene encoding orotate phosphoribosyltransferase, producing MDVLTLYKEAGAYHEGHFLLASGRHSPKFLQSTTLLQYPHLTEQIGQALAAKLMEGGVQADFIIGPAMGGVTLAYETARHYRRGGERVRAIFAEKDGLGGMKIREAFTIQPGETFIAVEDVLTTGGSVLKAVRAAEQAGATCAGIACIVDRRAVDGPLDGYPLVSLVRLVFDTYAAGEVPDWLAALPLQEI from the coding sequence ATGGACGTTCTGACCCTGTACAAGGAAGCCGGCGCGTACCACGAGGGGCATTTCCTGCTCGCCAGTGGCCGCCACAGCCCCAAGTTCCTGCAGAGCACCACCCTGCTGCAGTACCCGCACCTCACCGAGCAGATCGGGCAGGCCCTCGCCGCCAAGCTCATGGAGGGCGGCGTGCAGGCGGACTTCATCATCGGGCCGGCCATGGGCGGCGTGACCCTCGCCTACGAGACCGCCCGCCACTACCGGCGCGGCGGGGAGCGCGTCCGGGCGATCTTCGCGGAGAAGGACGGCCTGGGCGGCATGAAGATCCGCGAGGCCTTCACCATTCAGCCCGGCGAGACCTTCATCGCCGTGGAGGACGTGCTCACCACCGGCGGCAGCGTCCTGAAGGCCGTGCGGGCCGCCGAGCAGGCCGGCGCGACGTGCGCGGGCATCGCCTGCATCGTGGACCGCCGCGCCGTGGACGGCCCCCTGGACGGTTACCCGCTCGTGTCCCTGGTGCGGCTGGTGTTCGACACCTACGCCGCAGGTGAGGTGCCTGACTGGCTGGCGGCGCTCCCCCTTCAGGAGATCTGA
- a CDS encoding alpha/beta fold hydrolase, whose product MTDDFHALPEDAPHADDLDGLEDGQLLHLNGADLYVEAVGLTGEEDDTPVVFLHGGPGYNSLSFRALFGERLEGMGRPVVYLDQRGSGRSGALEDTEQGADTLDLDTLVADLEALRAELGVNQLIPLGHGFGALIALEYARRHPTRTARAVVVNPWVHFPELAYTLLEEASAQRAVEVEDPAERVRAETPSGQYAPIGEARVEAAFELLNARDLLNTMQFRDPASRMHLEFTDAEGQLTGGGAVQEALVNQGLWEFEYPPFLQELRRPVFVIAGVHDRTSYPGQVGWVADLGGGEVTVLDAGHYPWLDDEDAFAEALEEALTR is encoded by the coding sequence ATGACCGACGATTTTCACGCCCTGCCCGAGGACGCCCCACACGCCGACGACCTGGACGGGCTGGAGGACGGGCAGCTCCTTCACCTGAACGGCGCGGACCTGTACGTGGAGGCCGTGGGCCTGACCGGCGAGGAAGACGACACGCCGGTGGTGTTCCTGCACGGCGGCCCCGGGTACAACAGCCTGTCCTTCCGGGCGCTGTTCGGGGAGCGGCTGGAGGGCATGGGGCGGCCGGTGGTGTATCTGGACCAGCGCGGCTCGGGCCGCAGCGGGGCCCTGGAGGATACCGAGCAGGGCGCCGACACCCTGGACCTGGACACCCTGGTCGCGGACCTGGAGGCATTGCGGGCCGAACTGGGCGTGAACCAGCTCATTCCGCTGGGGCACGGGTTCGGGGCGCTGATCGCACTGGAGTACGCGCGGCGCCACCCCACCCGCACCGCGCGGGCCGTGGTCGTGAACCCCTGGGTGCACTTCCCGGAACTGGCCTACACCCTGCTGGAAGAAGCCAGTGCCCAGCGGGCCGTGGAGGTCGAGGACCCCGCCGAGCGCGTGCGGGCCGAGACGCCCAGCGGCCAGTACGCACCCATCGGGGAGGCGCGTGTGGAGGCGGCGTTCGAGCTGCTGAACGCCCGGGATCTGCTGAACACCATGCAGTTCCGCGACCCGGCCAGCCGTATGCACCTGGAATTCACGGACGCCGAGGGGCAGCTGACGGGCGGCGGCGCGGTGCAGGAGGCGCTGGTGAACCAGGGCCTGTGGGAGTTCGAGTACCCGCCTTTCCTGCAGGAGCTGCGCCGCCCGGTGTTCGTGATCGCGGGCGTGCACGACCGCACGAGCTACCCGGGGCAGGTGGGCTGGGTGGCGGACCTGGGCGGCGGGGAGGTCACGGTGCTGGACGCCGGGCACTACCCCTGGCTGGACGACGAGGACGCGTTCGCGGAGGCGCTGGAAGAGGCCCTGACCCGCTGA
- a CDS encoding GNAT family N-acetyltransferase: MRRVAAAEAAAFQRYGTGRQFGPLWGVVAAPGLPLNAAWHDGSRPFATADLRAYLAFAQAWGVEAWVHVLSAFAPGVLPALQEADFALHHVLHLYTHDLEARPAAPPLEVVPSADPAGWAALSARGFGSGNEAVMRAVAQAPGTHLFTAQVDGRPAGTAALSLTDGVAAFHGTSTLAEFRERGVQAALLAARLRAAHEGGATLATVFVTPGTGSERNVIRAGFRLSGARLSFTPR; the protein is encoded by the coding sequence ATGCGCCGGGTGGCGGCGGCCGAGGCGGCCGCGTTTCAGCGATACGGGACGGGCCGGCAGTTCGGGCCGCTGTGGGGCGTGGTGGCCGCGCCGGGCCTGCCCCTGAACGCCGCGTGGCATGACGGGTCCCGGCCGTTCGCCACGGCGGACCTGCGAGCGTATCTGGCGTTCGCGCAGGCGTGGGGGGTTGAGGCGTGGGTGCACGTGCTGTCCGCCTTCGCGCCCGGGGTGCTGCCGGCGCTGCAGGAGGCAGACTTCGCCCTGCATCACGTGCTGCACCTGTACACGCACGACCTGGAGGCGCGGCCCGCCGCTCCCCCGCTGGAGGTCGTGCCCTCGGCCGATCCGGCCGGCTGGGCGGCCCTGTCCGCCCGGGGGTTCGGGTCGGGCAACGAGGCGGTGATGCGGGCGGTGGCGCAGGCGCCCGGCACGCACCTGTTCACCGCGCAGGTAGACGGCCGCCCGGCCGGCACGGCGGCCCTGAGCCTCACGGACGGCGTGGCGGCCTTTCACGGCACGTCCACCCTGGCGGAATTCCGGGAGCGGGGCGTGCAGGCGGCCCTGCTGGCCGCCCGGCTGCGGGCCGCGCACGAGGGCGGGGCCACGCTGGCGACGGTGTTCGTGACGCCGGGCACCGGCAGCGAGCGCAACGTGATCCGCGCGGGCTTCCGGCTCAGCGGCGCGCGCCTGAGCTTCACGCCCCGCTGA
- a CDS encoding TetR/AcrR family transcriptional regulator has protein sequence MTPSRPQAPRHRLKPEQRRADLLEAATTLTAAQGLDRLTMADIAAAAGVSEGLLYYYFPTRQALTVALVDRAAQRLMAALRAVPDGPPRAQLLGALDAYLLHVEEDPASWQVLLSPSQYAAVAAIHAQVEQASAALLGRALGTSALPPALALTLRGWLQFEQAVSAGWLQDRALPREQVVALLAGAFLGAVQAVAAADPACAALLRPLLDDPASN, from the coding sequence ATGACGCCGTCACGGCCCCAGGCCCCGCGCCACCGCCTCAAACCCGAGCAGCGGCGCGCCGACCTGCTGGAGGCCGCCACCACCCTCACCGCCGCCCAAGGCCTGGACCGCCTCACCATGGCCGACATCGCCGCCGCCGCCGGCGTCTCCGAGGGCCTGCTCTACTACTATTTCCCCACCCGACAGGCCCTGACCGTGGCCCTGGTGGACCGGGCCGCGCAGCGGCTGATGGCCGCCCTGCGGGCCGTGCCGGACGGCCCGCCCCGCGCCCAGCTGCTGGGCGCGCTGGACGCCTACCTACTACACGTCGAGGAGGACCCGGCGAGCTGGCAGGTGCTGCTCAGCCCCTCGCAGTACGCGGCCGTCGCGGCCATTCACGCGCAGGTCGAGCAGGCGTCCGCGGCACTTCTGGGCCGCGCGCTGGGCACCTCGGCCCTGCCGCCTGCGCTGGCCCTGACCCTGCGGGGCTGGCTGCAGTTCGAGCAGGCCGTCAGCGCCGGGTGGCTGCAGGACCGTGCCCTGCCGCGTGAGCAGGTGGTCGCGCTGCTGGCCGGCGCGTTTCTGGGCGCCGTGCAGGCCGTGGCCGCCGCCGACCCGGCCTGCGCTGCCCTGCTGCGTCCCCTGCTGGACGATCCGGCCAGCAACTGA